The following proteins are encoded in a genomic region of Galbibacter sp. BG1:
- a CDS encoding DUF72 domain-containing protein, with protein MKFGKVEHPENIDFTIPEDHPQTSVVLNEYKDKNLPFEVHVGCAKWNKQDLKGFYPRGIKDELVYYASQFNAIEMNSTFYRNFPADQFEKWYEKVPAEFKFFPKVNQMVSHMKRLIDPDKYLPEYLDGVVHFKEKLGTIFLQMHNNFAPKNFDRVVNFIEIWPKELPLAVEFRHTDWFNDEKVAEELYHLMEENNVANVLVDTAGRRDLMHMRLTNNEAFVRYVGANHPTDYARLDDWATRLKEWKEQGLTNINFFVHQNLEKESPLLSSYFIQKINKELGTELNIPKTNDNIDPKLF; from the coding sequence ATGAAGTTTGGTAAAGTAGAACATCCAGAAAATATAGATTTTACGATTCCTGAAGATCATCCGCAAACATCGGTGGTCTTGAATGAATACAAAGATAAAAACCTTCCTTTTGAAGTTCATGTAGGTTGTGCCAAATGGAATAAACAAGATCTAAAGGGGTTTTATCCACGAGGCATAAAAGATGAGTTGGTTTATTATGCTTCCCAGTTCAATGCCATTGAAATGAATTCTACTTTCTATCGGAACTTTCCTGCCGATCAATTTGAAAAATGGTACGAAAAAGTCCCTGCCGAATTCAAGTTTTTCCCGAAAGTGAACCAAATGGTAAGCCATATGAAGCGGTTAATAGATCCCGATAAATACTTGCCCGAATATCTAGATGGGGTTGTTCATTTTAAAGAAAAATTAGGAACCATATTCCTGCAGATGCACAATAACTTTGCTCCCAAGAATTTTGATAGGGTTGTGAACTTTATTGAAATCTGGCCAAAGGAACTCCCATTGGCAGTAGAGTTTAGACATACAGATTGGTTTAATGATGAAAAAGTGGCGGAGGAGCTGTATCATTTAATGGAGGAAAACAATGTTGCCAACGTTCTGGTGGACACTGCTGGAAGAAGGGATCTCATGCATATGCGCCTTACCAATAACGAAGCATTTGTGAGGTATGTGGGAGCAAACCACCCAACAGACTATGCCAGATTGGATGATTGGGCCACTCGCTTAAAGGAATGGAAAGAACAGGGGTTGACCAATATTAATTTCTTTGTTCATCAGAATCTCGAAAAGGAATCGCCGTTGTTATCATCATATTTTATTCAGAAAATAAATAAGGAATTGGGAACGGAATTGAATATTCCGAAAACCAACGATAATATTGATCCTAAGTTATTTTAA
- a CDS encoding NAD-dependent succinate-semialdehyde dehydrogenase, producing the protein MITSVNPYTGEEIYSFQPLNSSEIKNKIDHGDTVFKQWKQTSFKERASLMKNAGNVLRTKKEHYGKVISEEMGKPLKQAISEIEKCAWVCDFYAENAEGFLANEEITSDAQESYVSYEPLGVLLAVMPWNFPFWQVFRFAAPALMAGNAAVLKHASNVMESANNIQEVFEEAGFPKGLFQNLVIGSDKVEEIIRNEKIKAVTLTGSKPAGSSVASIAADEIKKAVLELGGNNAFIVMKDANLENAVAVGVNARYQNTGQSCIAAKRLLLHEDIADEFLKNYLDKVKSLKSGDPMEEETYIGVMAKESLAKELEAQVKKSVEMGAKLLLGGKRKDAYFEPTILSDVTEDMPVFEEETFGPVIAVKTFKTIEEAIELSNNSKFGLGVSLFTKDTEMAKKIAPQFNEGAVFINELVKSDPRLPFGGVKISGFGRELSSFGIKEFVNIKTVYVK; encoded by the coding sequence ATGATTACATCCGTAAATCCCTATACCGGTGAGGAAATATATAGTTTTCAGCCTTTAAATTCTTCAGAAATAAAAAATAAAATAGACCATGGCGATACCGTTTTTAAGCAGTGGAAGCAAACCTCTTTTAAGGAGAGAGCTTCTTTGATGAAGAATGCTGGGAACGTTTTAAGAACCAAAAAAGAACATTATGGTAAAGTAATTTCTGAAGAGATGGGAAAACCCTTAAAGCAGGCTATTTCTGAAATTGAAAAATGTGCTTGGGTATGCGATTTTTACGCTGAAAATGCTGAAGGTTTTTTAGCGAATGAAGAAATAACTTCCGATGCGCAAGAGAGTTACGTTTCCTACGAGCCATTAGGGGTGCTATTGGCAGTGATGCCCTGGAATTTCCCTTTTTGGCAAGTATTTCGCTTTGCGGCACCTGCTTTAATGGCCGGTAATGCAGCAGTCTTAAAACATGCCTCCAATGTAATGGAAAGCGCGAATAATATTCAAGAAGTTTTTGAAGAAGCTGGTTTTCCAAAAGGATTATTTCAAAATTTGGTGATTGGCAGCGATAAGGTGGAAGAGATCATTAGGAACGAAAAGATAAAGGCCGTTACTTTAACAGGGAGCAAACCAGCAGGGAGTTCTGTCGCGAGCATTGCTGCCGACGAGATTAAAAAAGCGGTATTGGAATTGGGTGGAAACAATGCTTTTATAGTGATGAAGGATGCCAATTTGGAAAATGCTGTTGCGGTGGGGGTCAATGCAAGATACCAAAACACCGGCCAGAGCTGTATTGCTGCCAAAAGGTTATTATTACATGAAGATATCGCCGATGAATTCCTGAAAAATTACTTGGATAAGGTAAAAAGCCTTAAAAGTGGCGACCCCATGGAGGAGGAGACCTATATTGGTGTTATGGCGAAGGAAAGTTTAGCAAAGGAATTGGAAGCCCAAGTGAAAAAATCAGTAGAAATGGGAGCAAAGCTCTTACTAGGTGGAAAGCGCAAGGATGCTTATTTCGAACCTACGATTTTAAGCGACGTTACCGAGGATATGCCCGTTTTTGAAGAAGAAACTTTCGGACCTGTAATTGCGGTTAAAACTTTTAAAACCATAGAGGAAGCGATAGAACTATCAAATAATTCTAAATTCGGATTAGGAGTTTCCCTATTTACCAAAGACACAGAAATGGCCAAGAAAATAGCGCCTCAGTTTAACGAGGGTGCTGTTTTTATCAATGAGTTGGTAAAATCAGATCCCCGACTTCCTTTTGGAGGGGTTAAAATAAGTGGCTTTGGAAGGGAATTAAGTAGTTTTGGAATTAAGGAGTTCGTAAATATAAAAACTGTGTACGTAAAATAA
- a CDS encoding glyoxalase, giving the protein MDTRTSDLLSVRPEIPSAIVYDSMSKEERFQNVTLRPVIKLQNDLLIEAFKNYAHKHKGVFFTFSLEKRFHYIENAIQKDIKFRNSLKGMIIGQFTVEEYLTYIENSSALNKRMMNIVVERLKDQIQLLENEIYV; this is encoded by the coding sequence ATGGACACCAGAACATCGGATTTACTTAGTGTACGTCCCGAAATTCCATCAGCAATAGTTTATGATTCAATGAGCAAAGAGGAACGTTTTCAAAACGTGACCCTTCGCCCGGTGATTAAACTGCAAAACGATTTATTAATTGAAGCTTTTAAAAATTACGCTCACAAGCACAAAGGTGTTTTCTTTACGTTTTCGCTAGAAAAGCGGTTTCATTACATCGAGAATGCCATTCAAAAAGACATTAAGTTTAGAAATTCTTTAAAGGGAATGATCATCGGTCAATTTACCGTTGAAGAATATCTTACGTACATTGAAAATTCATCTGCTTTAAACAAGCGAATGATGAATATTGTTGTTGAAAGGCTCAAAGACCAAATACAGCTTTTGGAGAATGAAATTTACGTCTAA
- a CDS encoding GNAT family N-acetyltransferase, translating into MKFRKATKNELTKIVEMIADDELGKTRENYKIPLPSEYDVAFDNINSDQNQELIVLENENSEIIGTLQLSFIQYLTYCGGIRAQIEAVRIRKDKRGLGIGKIMFEWAIKRAKVRNAHLLQLTSDKMRPKAIKFYEDLGFKATHEGMKLHFR; encoded by the coding sequence ATGAAATTTAGAAAAGCGACCAAAAATGAACTCACAAAAATTGTGGAAATGATTGCGGATGATGAACTTGGAAAGACAAGAGAAAATTATAAAATACCATTACCAAGTGAATATGATGTTGCTTTCGATAATATAAATTCTGACCAAAATCAGGAGCTAATTGTTTTAGAAAACGAGAATTCTGAAATTATTGGTACTCTACAATTGTCATTTATTCAGTACTTGACTTATTGTGGGGGAATTCGAGCGCAAATAGAAGCGGTTAGAATTAGAAAAGACAAAAGAGGTCTTGGAATTGGAAAAATAATGTTTGAGTGGGCGATTAAGCGAGCAAAAGTACGGAATGCTCATTTGTTACAATTAACTTCGGACAAAATGCGACCGAAAGCCATAAAATTCTATGAAGATTTAGGCTTTAAAGCAACTCACGAAGGCATGAAACTACACTTTAGATAA
- a CDS encoding DUF2461 domain-containing protein gives MAITHISPSVYSFLKELKKNNDRDWFAAHKKEFKKEEKLVKEFYNALLEKLRTHDEIEDVKMFRIYRDVRFSANKQPYKEHFSGAFRRLKPRLRGGYYLHIEPENTFLACGFWAPEKKDLKRIRQEFEMDASEIRELLNDSNFKNEFGTLEGEELKTAPRGFDKEHPAIDLIRKKQFIVMKKFSDKEATSPDFLEKVNDSFKIVRPFFDYMSDVLTTDLNGVPLVG, from the coding sequence ATGGCTATTACTCACATTTCACCATCTGTCTATAGTTTTTTGAAAGAATTGAAAAAAAACAATGATAGGGACTGGTTTGCAGCGCATAAAAAGGAATTTAAAAAGGAAGAAAAACTTGTAAAAGAATTTTACAATGCCTTACTGGAAAAGCTTCGGACCCATGACGAAATAGAAGATGTAAAAATGTTTAGGATCTATAGGGATGTTCGCTTTTCTGCAAATAAACAACCGTATAAAGAACATTTTTCTGGAGCGTTTAGAAGATTGAAACCTAGGTTAAGAGGAGGCTATTACTTGCACATAGAACCTGAAAATACATTTTTGGCATGCGGATTTTGGGCTCCGGAAAAAAAAGATTTAAAACGCATTCGCCAGGAATTTGAAATGGATGCCAGCGAAATTAGGGAACTATTGAACGACTCAAATTTTAAAAACGAATTTGGCACTTTGGAAGGTGAGGAGTTGAAAACAGCTCCGCGAGGATTCGATAAAGAGCATCCTGCTATTGATTTGATTCGGAAAAAGCAATTCATTGTAATGAAAAAGTTTTCAGATAAGGAAGCTACCTCACCTGACTTTTTAGAAAAGGTAAATGACTCTTTTAAAATCGTTCGCCCATTTTTTGATTATATGAGTGATGTATTGACAACCGATTTAAATGGGGTTCCTTTGGTAGGATAG
- the epsC gene encoding serine O-acetyltransferase EpsC, with protein sequence MGNPIVDSIIKHKQQPNLKFRLKETTEKFTNLLFYTLFDAETPVEENMKQLETTFEELVELACWNVEKPCAKVWDNYTAKLPHILELLNLDAQAFVEDDPAALSIEEVYLCYPGFYAIAIYRLAHELYEVGFPLVPRLMTEYAHRLTGVDINPGAVIGKSFFIDHATGIVIGETAIIKDHVRIYQGVTLGALYVAKTLKNTKRHPTIENNVTIYANATILGGDTVVGENSVIGGNVWITRSIPANSVVSFTPEIKIKTVTNE encoded by the coding sequence ATGGGAAATCCAATTGTTGATAGTATTATAAAACACAAACAACAACCCAATTTAAAGTTCAGATTAAAAGAAACTACGGAAAAGTTCACGAATTTACTTTTCTATACTCTTTTTGATGCTGAAACTCCGGTGGAAGAAAACATGAAACAATTAGAAACCACTTTTGAAGAGTTGGTTGAGCTGGCATGTTGGAACGTAGAAAAGCCGTGTGCGAAGGTTTGGGACAATTACACTGCAAAGCTGCCGCATATTTTAGAGCTGCTAAACTTAGATGCGCAGGCTTTTGTAGAAGATGATCCTGCGGCATTATCCATAGAAGAAGTCTACTTGTGCTACCCCGGTTTTTATGCCATTGCTATTTACAGACTGGCGCATGAACTATATGAAGTTGGTTTCCCATTAGTTCCGAGATTAATGACCGAATATGCACACAGACTTACTGGAGTGGATATAAACCCCGGCGCCGTTATTGGAAAATCCTTTTTTATAGACCATGCGACAGGTATTGTAATTGGCGAAACCGCCATTATAAAAGACCATGTAAGGATATATCAAGGGGTTACTTTGGGAGCTCTTTATGTAGCTAAAACGCTTAAGAATACCAAACGCCATCCCACCATAGAAAATAATGTAACTATTTATGCAAATGCCACAATTTTAGGTGGAGATACCGTTGTTGGCGAAAATAGTGTTATTGGCGGTAATGTGTGGATTACGAGATCCATTCCAGCAAATTCTGTAGTTTCTTTTACCCCAGAAATAAAAATAAAGACGGTAACAAATGAATAG
- the cysM gene encoding cysteine synthase CysM has protein sequence MNSTSILDQIGNTPLVESKVLLNKPNVKLLFKLEGNNPGGSVKDRPAYNMIKSALERGDISEKTKLIEATSGNTGIALAMIASLFHLDLELVMPENSTKERIQTMRAYGAKLTLTSADVGIEGSRDYAEAKVKNEGYVMLNQFGNDDNWKAHYKTTGPEIWRDTDGKVTHFVSSMGTTGTIMGTSTFLKEKNHQIQIVGVQPTDESRIPGIRKWPKEYLPKIFNPKKVDQVIEVSETDARKMAKELARKEGIFSGMSSGGAVTAALKLAETIDSGVIVAIICDRGDRYLSSDLFDEV, from the coding sequence ATGAATAGTACATCTATACTAGACCAAATTGGAAATACTCCTTTGGTTGAATCTAAAGTTTTATTGAACAAACCCAATGTAAAGCTCCTGTTCAAATTGGAAGGTAATAATCCAGGGGGGAGTGTAAAAGACCGACCTGCTTATAACATGATAAAAAGTGCGTTGGAACGTGGGGATATTTCAGAAAAAACAAAACTCATTGAAGCCACCAGTGGAAATACAGGAATTGCCTTGGCGATGATTGCCAGTCTATTTCATTTGGATCTTGAGTTGGTAATGCCAGAGAATTCAACGAAAGAACGTATTCAAACGATGCGTGCTTATGGAGCCAAATTAACATTAACTTCTGCAGATGTTGGTATTGAAGGTTCTAGGGATTATGCTGAAGCCAAAGTAAAAAACGAAGGCTATGTCATGCTAAATCAGTTTGGGAACGATGACAACTGGAAAGCACACTACAAAACAACCGGACCCGAAATTTGGCGTGACACCGATGGCAAAGTAACACACTTTGTATCTTCTATGGGCACTACCGGAACCATTATGGGTACCTCTACCTTTTTAAAGGAAAAGAACCACCAAATACAAATTGTTGGAGTTCAACCCACAGACGAGTCCAGAATACCAGGAATACGAAAATGGCCAAAAGAATATTTGCCGAAAATCTTCAATCCGAAAAAGGTGGACCAAGTAATTGAAGTGAGCGAAACGGATGCCAGAAAAATGGCAAAAGAATTGGCCAGGAAAGAAGGCATTTTTTCAGGTATGAGCAGTGGTGGCGCAGTAACAGCCGCTTTAAAATTAGCAGAAACAATTGATAGTGGGGTTATTGTAGCAATTATATGCGATCGTGGAGATCGATATTTATCCTCCGATCTTTTTGATGAGGTGTAA
- a CDS encoding sulfite exporter TauE/SafE family protein produces MDTVIIITIILILISMTISMFGSVVGFGGGIFMVPILITVFNFPLTVAVGSVMLSLIPSSVISTFLNRREGFVDFKMGILLEIPTILGVVVGSLLLSYISAERLEVLFAVLVLFLGISFFLKKKKKKKRDSGFFYKLNKYKPRYIIKNEKNHVAYRFSVWMVLFFGMLAGTLAGLFGIGGGFLKTPIMLKVFKMPVKIATATALFMIMITSTTGSITHYMLGHIDLSKAWPIMLGFTLGAIGGQQLNLKMKNATLEKLIGMGLVLAALVMMSNFIIKG; encoded by the coding sequence ATGGACACAGTAATTATCATCACCATCATTCTTATTCTTATCAGTATGACGATAAGTATGTTTGGTTCTGTGGTTGGTTTTGGGGGTGGAATTTTTATGGTTCCCATTCTAATTACTGTTTTTAATTTTCCATTAACCGTTGCCGTAGGGTCGGTTATGCTCTCCTTGATTCCCTCTTCCGTTATTTCCACTTTTTTAAACAGAAGGGAAGGTTTTGTAGATTTTAAAATGGGAATCCTTCTTGAAATTCCAACCATTTTGGGAGTTGTGGTAGGTAGTTTACTGCTCTCCTATATCTCTGCTGAACGTTTGGAAGTATTGTTTGCCGTTTTAGTACTTTTTTTAGGTATATCTTTCTTTCTGAAAAAGAAAAAAAAGAAAAAACGTGATAGCGGATTTTTCTATAAATTAAATAAATACAAGCCAAGATATATAATCAAAAATGAAAAGAACCACGTAGCGTATCGTTTCAGTGTATGGATGGTCTTGTTTTTTGGAATGCTGGCCGGAACTTTAGCCGGACTATTTGGTATAGGTGGTGGTTTTTTAAAAACTCCCATTATGCTGAAAGTATTTAAAATGCCTGTTAAAATAGCTACCGCCACCGCGCTTTTTATGATTATGATCACTAGCACTACAGGATCAATCACTCATTATATGCTTGGGCATATCGATCTTAGTAAAGCTTGGCCCATTATGCTTGGGTTTACCTTAGGCGCTATCGGCGGACAGCAACTAAACCTTAAAATGAAAAATGCAACCCTGGAAAAGTTGATAGGAATGGGACTGGTATTGGCTGCCCTGGTAATGATGTCTAATTTTATCATCAAAGGATAA
- the corA gene encoding magnesium/cobalt transporter CorA — protein sequence MKKSKLNLKKVIPKPFKSLKKIGKAPGTVTYMGLRQDGVNKVSVTDYADDFYESEVLDKIEEAFKFRDTDTVSWINVQGLSKEEEIEKLGKYYNINPLVLEDLVNTNQRPKIDEYDDYVFCVLKMLYLDDSYKLVTEHVALILTEHAVLLFQEVEEDVFSGVRERLANKFGRIRTRGADYLFFALIDAIVDQYFVILEDLANQIELLEERVYNNPEPEIANKIQSLRKEVMAIRKSIFPVREITNRLVKTEHRLFHPETKLFLSDVHDHSIQIHETLEMLREMSMSLMEMYMSNMSNKMNEVMKVLTIMASIFIPLTFIAGIYGMNFQHMPELHSEYGYYIVLAIMFIILVGMLIFFKRKKWL from the coding sequence ATGAAAAAAAGTAAACTAAATCTCAAAAAAGTAATCCCTAAACCGTTCAAGTCACTTAAAAAGATCGGGAAAGCTCCCGGTACAGTCACTTACATGGGGCTTCGTCAAGATGGGGTAAATAAAGTTTCGGTAACCGATTATGCCGACGATTTTTACGAGAGTGAGGTGCTTGATAAAATTGAAGAGGCTTTTAAATTCAGGGATACCGATACTGTTTCTTGGATAAATGTACAGGGATTGAGCAAGGAGGAAGAGATAGAAAAGCTTGGGAAATACTACAATATCAATCCCCTTGTACTGGAAGATTTAGTAAATACCAATCAGCGTCCAAAGATCGATGAGTACGACGATTACGTGTTTTGTGTTTTAAAGATGTTGTACTTAGACGATTCCTATAAGCTGGTTACAGAGCACGTGGCTTTAATCCTTACCGAACATGCCGTGCTTTTATTTCAAGAAGTGGAGGAGGACGTTTTTTCTGGTGTTAGGGAACGTTTGGCCAATAAATTTGGTAGAATACGCACCAGGGGTGCAGATTATCTCTTTTTTGCACTTATTGATGCCATTGTGGATCAATATTTTGTGATTTTAGAAGACTTAGCGAATCAAATAGAGTTATTGGAAGAAAGGGTATACAACAATCCTGAACCAGAAATTGCAAATAAAATTCAATCCCTTCGAAAAGAGGTAATGGCCATCCGAAAGAGCATTTTTCCGGTTAGGGAAATTACCAATCGTTTGGTAAAAACAGAGCATCGCTTGTTTCATCCGGAAACCAAATTGTTTTTAAGTGATGTTCACGACCATAGCATACAAATTCATGAAACATTAGAAATGCTCCGTGAGATGAGTATGAGCTTAATGGAAATGTATATGAGTAATATGAGTAATAAAATGAACGAAGTCATGAAGGTATTAACCATTATGGCAAGTATCTTTATCCCACTCACATTTATTGCCGGTATCTACGGAATGAATTTTCAGCACATGCCAGAACTGCATAGCGAATATGGTTACTACATTGTTTTGGCGATCATGTTTATTATTCTTGTGGGGATGCTTATATTTTTTAAGCGCAAGAAATGGTTGTGA
- the hisIE gene encoding bifunctional phosphoribosyl-AMP cyclohydrolase/phosphoribosyl-ATP diphosphatase HisIE, protein MDIDFKKNNDGLAPAIIQDAKTKSVLMLGYMNEEAYRKTLDTKNVTFYSRTKQRLWTKGEESGNFLELVDIKVDCDNDTLLVYVNPLGPTCHKGTDTCWAEKNESKFGFLSQLESIIKSRKENKEDEKSYVASLFRSGINKIAQKVGEEAVETVIEAKDDNEELFLNESADLLFHYLILLQAKGYTLKDIVKVLEERH, encoded by the coding sequence ATGGATATAGACTTTAAAAAAAATAATGACGGACTCGCACCTGCAATAATTCAAGATGCTAAAACGAAAAGTGTTTTAATGTTGGGGTATATGAACGAAGAGGCCTATAGAAAAACGTTGGATACTAAAAATGTTACCTTTTACAGTAGAACAAAGCAACGCCTGTGGACGAAAGGCGAGGAAAGTGGAAATTTCCTTGAATTGGTTGATATAAAAGTAGATTGCGATAACGATACACTGTTGGTGTATGTAAATCCGTTGGGACCTACCTGCCATAAAGGCACCGATACCTGCTGGGCAGAAAAAAACGAATCTAAATTCGGTTTTCTCAGTCAATTGGAATCGATAATTAAAAGTAGAAAAGAAAACAAGGAAGACGAAAAGAGTTATGTGGCCTCGCTCTTTAGAAGCGGAATCAATAAAATAGCACAAAAAGTAGGGGAGGAAGCAGTAGAAACCGTAATTGAAGCTAAAGACGATAATGAGGAGCTCTTTTTAAATGAAAGTGCAGATTTGCTTTTTCATTATTTAATTTTATTACAGGCTAAAGGATATACCTTAAAAGATATTGTGAAGGTTCTTGAAGAAAGACATTAA
- the hisF gene encoding imidazole glycerol phosphate synthase subunit HisF produces MLTKRIIPCLDIKNGRTVKGVNFVDLRDAGDPVELAKLYAENGADELVFLDISATEERRKTLVDLVLRVAEKVNIPFTVGGGISSVEDVDVLLKSGADKVSINSSAVKNPQLINDLSAKFGSQCVVVAIDAKQINGQWKVHLVGGKVPTDLDLFKWAKEVEQRGAGEILFTSMDNDGTKDGFANNALSKLSSELNIPIIASGGAGKVEHFTETFLAGKADAALAASVFHFKEIEINDLKSVLKENGIPVRL; encoded by the coding sequence ATGCTCACTAAAAGAATTATTCCTTGTTTGGATATTAAAAATGGACGCACCGTAAAGGGAGTGAATTTTGTAGATTTAAGGGATGCTGGCGATCCTGTTGAATTGGCAAAATTATATGCTGAAAATGGCGCCGACGAATTGGTGTTTCTTGATATTTCGGCCACGGAAGAACGAAGAAAAACGCTCGTAGATTTGGTATTGAGGGTTGCTGAAAAAGTCAACATTCCTTTTACCGTTGGTGGTGGGATATCTTCTGTTGAAGACGTCGATGTTTTATTGAAATCAGGTGCCGATAAGGTTTCCATTAATTCATCAGCAGTTAAAAACCCGCAACTCATTAACGATTTATCAGCTAAATTTGGAAGTCAATGTGTGGTAGTCGCTATAGACGCCAAGCAAATTAACGGGCAGTGGAAAGTGCATTTGGTAGGCGGAAAAGTTCCCACGGATCTCGATTTATTCAAATGGGCCAAAGAAGTGGAGCAGCGCGGGGCTGGGGAAATCCTATTTACCTCCATGGATAACGATGGAACCAAAGACGGTTTTGCAAACAATGCGCTCTCAAAACTCTCTTCAGAGTTAAACATCCCAATAATAGCCTCCGGGGGTGCAGGAAAAGTAGAGCATTTCACAGAAACCTTCTTGGCAGGTAAAGCAGATGCAGCGCTGGCTGCAAGTGTATTTCATTTCAAGGAAATTGAAATAAACGATTTGAAAAGTGTATTAAAAGAAAATGGAATTCCGGTAAGGTTATAA
- a CDS encoding alkylphosphonate utilization protein: protein MEVKDSNGNILNDGDSVHLTKDLKVKGMSKTLKRGNVIKNIRLTNSPDEVECRVGKSTIVLKTEFLKKS from the coding sequence ATGGAAGTAAAAGATAGTAACGGGAATATTTTAAATGATGGGGATTCCGTTCATTTAACCAAAGATTTAAAAGTAAAGGGAATGTCTAAAACATTGAAAAGGGGTAATGTTATTAAGAACATTCGTTTGACCAATTCTCCAGATGAAGTAGAATGTAGGGTCGGAAAAAGTACAATTGTTTTGAAAACAGAATTTTTAAAGAAAAGCTAG
- the hisA gene encoding 1-(5-phosphoribosyl)-5-[(5-phosphoribosylamino)methylideneamino]imidazole-4-carboxamide isomerase has product MRIIPAIDIIEGKCVRLSKGDYSTKKIYNEHPLEVAKKFEAHGIEYLHLVDLDGAKSKHIVNYKVLEAIASKTALKIDFGGGLKSDEDLKIAFESGAHQITGGSIAVKNPTVFESWIATYGSEKIILGADADKEKVAVSGWQEESDQELLPFITKYLQKGIEYVICTDISKDGMLQGPSFELYKRIISNSETIKLIASGGISTFEELPRLAEIGCEGTIIGKAIYEGRISLQQLENFILNN; this is encoded by the coding sequence ATGAGAATCATCCCAGCGATAGATATAATAGAAGGTAAATGTGTGCGTCTTTCCAAAGGCGACTACAGCACCAAAAAAATATATAATGAACATCCGCTAGAAGTAGCCAAGAAATTTGAAGCACACGGAATCGAATATTTGCATTTAGTGGACTTAGATGGTGCGAAGAGCAAACATATAGTAAACTATAAGGTATTGGAGGCGATAGCTTCTAAAACAGCCCTTAAAATCGATTTTGGAGGAGGTTTAAAGAGCGATGAAGATTTAAAAATTGCTTTCGAAAGTGGTGCACATCAAATAACGGGGGGGAGTATAGCGGTAAAAAATCCTACAGTTTTCGAAAGTTGGATTGCTACCTATGGCAGCGAAAAGATAATTTTGGGTGCAGACGCCGATAAAGAAAAGGTAGCTGTATCAGGATGGCAGGAAGAATCAGACCAAGAATTGTTACCATTTATTACGAAATACCTTCAAAAAGGGATCGAATACGTAATTTGTACCGATATTAGTAAAGATGGAATGCTTCAAGGGCCTTCTTTCGAGCTGTATAAAAGAATTATATCCAATTCAGAAACCATAAAATTGATTGCTTCTGGGGGGATTTCAACATTTGAAGAGCTTCCAAGATTAGCAGAAATTGGTTGTGAAGGTACAATTATAGGAAAAGCAATTTATGAAGGACGCATTAGTTTGCAACAGTTGGAAAACTTTATCCTGAACAACTAA
- the hisH gene encoding imidazole glycerol phosphate synthase subunit HisH codes for MNITIIDYGAGNIQSIKFAFQRIGIDPLLSDDAETILKADKVIFPGVGEASSAMRKLKATGLDLLIPKLKQPVLGICLGMQLMCNGSEEGNTNGLQIFDVDVKRFSNQVKVPQIGWNTISNLKTELFDGISENEFMYLVHSYYAPVCADSIAISNYELDYSSALQKDNFYGTQFHPEKSSLAGQRVLENFLKLKVRTSKF; via the coding sequence GTGAACATAACAATTATAGATTACGGAGCTGGAAATATCCAAAGTATTAAGTTTGCTTTTCAAAGAATTGGAATTGATCCATTGCTATCTGATGATGCCGAAACCATCCTAAAAGCGGATAAGGTAATTTTTCCAGGAGTTGGAGAAGCCAGCAGTGCCATGCGAAAATTAAAAGCTACCGGTTTAGATCTTTTAATTCCGAAACTAAAACAACCAGTATTGGGGATTTGCTTGGGGATGCAATTAATGTGCAACGGGTCGGAAGAAGGAAATACAAACGGACTCCAAATTTTCGATGTCGATGTAAAACGTTTTAGCAATCAAGTAAAAGTTCCACAGATTGGCTGGAATACGATTTCGAACTTAAAAACTGAGCTTTTTGATGGAATTTCAGAAAATGAATTTATGTATTTAGTTCATAGTTATTACGCCCCAGTTTGCGCAGACTCTATAGCCATTTCCAATTATGAATTGGACTACTCGTCGGCACTGCAAAAGGATAATTTCTATGGGACTCAATTTCATCCCGAAAAAAGCAGTTTAGCCGGTCAACGCGTTTTGGAGAATTTTTTAAAGTTAAAAGTACGAACTTCTAAATTTTAA